Proteins from one Tenrec ecaudatus isolate mTenEca1 chromosome 8, mTenEca1.hap1, whole genome shotgun sequence genomic window:
- the CSRNP1 gene encoding cysteine/serine-rich nuclear protein 1 codes for MASLLKRKFDQLEEEDSSSSSSSSSSGCHSGSFSPSSSTSPALDWESDGPRCRRPFRDPCGVPNFTPPSILKRAPRSRPGRVAFDGITVFYFPRCQGFTSVPSRGGCTLGMAARHSASRRFSLAEFSQEQALARREKLRQRLKEEKLEVLRWKLSATGMSEAEAGPPLTVDAIDDASVEEDLAAAVAGGQLEGGTFLQPYPSRRRRALLRAAGVRKIDHEEKRELQALRRSREDCGCRCDQVCDPETCSCSLAGIKCQMDHTAFPCGCCKERCDNPKGRVEFNQERVHTHFLHTLTRLQLEQGVQSLGELEPPAQGSSFHASEQTPTPLFPLAKPATSGELGDSSCSSSYMTDSSDALSPGSGTGEAPGSPARPFLPGPGFQPGLDDDHLVQILSFSDSDLGGEEEEGGMGSLDNLSCFHPGDIFGTGDPGGLASWTHGYSSSGLALAVLDENANLDAGCFLNSGPEGLKDASLPGTPGPASVDAGQGSSVDLSLSSCDSFELLQALPDYSLGPLYTSRKGADNLDTLEAPYFPLPGFSPPRDTGACFESFVAFPEPTEEALAFIDGQLLEDLAPASLMEPVPV; via the exons ATGGCCTCGCTGCTGAAGAGGAAATTCGACCAGCTGGAGGAGGAGGactcttcatcttcctcctcctcctcctcctctggatGTCACTCTGGCTCCTTCTCTCCCAGCTCCTCCACCTCGCCTGCCTTGGACTGGGAGTCCGATGGTCCCCGGTGCCGGAGGCCTTTCCGGGACCCCTGTGGTGTCCCAAATTTCACCC CCCCGTCCATCTTGAAGCGGGCTCCCCGGAGCCGCCCAGGCCGTGTCGCCTTCGATGGAATCACTGtcttctacttccctcggtgCCAGGGCTTCACCAGCGTGCCCAGCCGTGGGGGCTGCACGCTGGGCATGGCCGCCCGCCACAGTGCCAGTCGCCGCTTCTCCCTGGCCGAGTTCAGCCAGGAGCAGGCCCTGGCACGGCGCGAGAAGCTCCGCCAGCGCTTGAAGGAGGAGAAGCTGGAGGTGCTCCGGTGGAAG CTTTCCGCCACCGGCATGTCTGAAGCAGAAGCAGGTCCGCCACTCACGGTGGACGCCATTGATGATGCATCTGTGGAAGAGGATTTGGCAGCGGCTGTGGCGGGGGGCCAGCTGGAGGGGGGGACCTTCCTCCAGCCCTACCCCTCCCGGCGCCGGCGGGCTCTGCTGCGGGCCGCTGGGGTGCGCAAGATCGACCACGAGGAGAAGCGGGAGCTGCAGGCCCTGCGCCGATCCCGGGAGGACTGCGGCTGCCGCTGCGACCAGGTCTGCGACCCCGAGACCTGCAGCTGCAGCCTGGCAGGCATCAAGTGCCAG atGGACCACACAGCATTCCCCTGTGGCTGCTGCAAGGAGCGCTGCGACAACCCCAAGGGCCGAGTGGAGTTTAACCAGGAGCGTGTCCACACCCACTTCCTCCACACGCTCACCCGCCTGCAGCTGGAGCAGGGCGTTCAGAGCCTTGGGGAGCTGGAGCCCCCTGCCCAGGGCAGCTCCTTCCACGCCAGCGAGCAGACCCCGACTCCCTTGTTCCCACTGGCCAAGCCCGCGACCAGCGGTGAGCTGGGagacagcagctgcagcagcagtTACATGACCGATTCCTCTGATGCGCTTTCCCCGGGTTCGGGCACCGGCGAGGCTCCTGGCAGCCCTGCCCGCCCATTCCTGCCTGGCCCCGGCTTCCAGCCTGGCTTGGATGACGACCACCTGGTGCAGATCCTCAGTTTCAGTGACTCTGATCTtggcggggaggaggaggaagggggcatGGGGAGCCTGGACAACCTCAGCTGCTTCCACCCGGGCGACATCTTTGGTACTGGCGACCCTGGTGGCCTGGCCAGCTGGACCCATGGCTATTCCAGCTCTGGCCTTGCACTGGCTGTCCTGGATGAAAATGCCAACCTGGATGCCGGCTGCTTCCTGAACAGTGGCCCTGAAGGCCTGAAGGACGCCAGCCTCCCTGGCACCCCGGGGCCGGCCAGTGTGGACGCCGGGCAGGGCAGCTCAGTGGACCTGAGCTTGTCTTCCTGCGACTCCTTTGAGCTGCTCCAGGCCCTGCCAGACTACAGCCTGGGGCCCCTCTATACCTCCCGGAAGGGGGCTGACAACTTGGACACCCTCGAGGCGCCCTACTTCCCCTTGCCCGGCTTCTCCCCACCCAGGGACACGGGCGCCTGCTTTGAGTCCTTTGTGGCCTTTCCGGAGCCCACCGAGGAGGCCCTGGCCTTCATTGACGGCCAGTTGTTGGAGGACCTTGCCCCGGCTTCTCTGATGGAGCCGGTGCCCGTGTAG